A part of Saccharomonospora amisosensis genomic DNA contains:
- a CDS encoding Hsp70 family protein, which yields MRYVLGIHLGATRATAAVSRYQGGPWGPPEVVTLSAGAPWVDAVVYVSRDSDLLVGQAALHRAPAEPERIARSPLHRTGDPVPFVLGDVSYPAESLAAALIGWVADRVAEMEGSQPERIVVTHPPGWSAFRRGLLHEALDQAQLPGVLALPSPIAAAESCLWNQDIEVGKAVAVCAIGGEHVETAVLRRGPRGFELLNHAGGEGEAGSRLDDLLLRHVLPRAGIDENDPGAMARLRSACIAAKERLSQVPEVIVTEEVYLNREEFEHLARPVLSAAVSGLERLASTVPPEQLACATLAGGTARIPLATRLAETMLSCPVAVDDDPGTALCRGAALAAQPRHEPAPPAQAETSGTLVTGSHELPAVFGQADEELEPPPPRPPVEITPLEPPKRRFSLARKGGSSTTERDEDR from the coding sequence ATGCGTTATGTGCTGGGCATTCATCTCGGTGCGACCCGTGCCACGGCGGCGGTGTCCAGGTACCAGGGGGGCCCATGGGGCCCGCCCGAGGTGGTGACGCTCTCAGCGGGCGCGCCGTGGGTCGACGCCGTGGTGTACGTCTCCCGTGACAGTGACCTGCTGGTTGGCCAGGCTGCCCTGCACCGCGCCCCCGCCGAGCCGGAACGTATCGCCAGATCCCCCCTACACCGAACGGGTGACCCGGTGCCCTTCGTCCTCGGCGACGTGTCGTACCCGGCCGAGTCGCTCGCCGCCGCGCTGATCGGCTGGGTGGCCGACCGGGTGGCCGAGATGGAGGGATCACAACCGGAACGCATCGTGGTCACCCACCCGCCGGGTTGGTCGGCGTTTCGGCGCGGGCTGCTGCACGAAGCGCTCGACCAGGCACAACTGCCTGGCGTGCTGGCACTGCCCAGCCCGATCGCGGCGGCGGAGAGCTGCCTGTGGAACCAGGACATCGAGGTCGGCAAGGCTGTCGCGGTATGTGCGATCGGCGGGGAACATGTCGAGACCGCCGTGCTGCGCAGGGGCCCCCGCGGGTTCGAACTGCTCAACCACGCAGGCGGTGAGGGTGAGGCCGGTTCGCGGCTCGACGACCTACTACTGCGGCACGTGCTGCCGCGCGCGGGCATCGACGAGAACGACCCCGGCGCCATGGCGCGGCTTCGATCCGCCTGCATCGCGGCGAAGGAACGGCTTTCCCAGGTGCCCGAAGTGATCGTGACCGAGGAGGTCTATCTCAACCGCGAGGAGTTCGAACACCTGGCGCGGCCGGTACTCAGTGCCGCCGTGAGCGGGCTGGAAAGACTGGCGTCCACCGTGCCGCCTGAGCAGTTAGCGTGTGCGACCCTCGCCGGTGGCACCGCCCGCATCCCACTTGCCACGCGGCTGGCGGAGACTATGCTTTCGTGCCCTGTCGCGGTCGACGACGACCCCGGCACCGCACTGTGCCGAGGTGCCGCGCTAGCCGCACAACCACGGCACGAGCCCGCACCACCCGCGCAGGCGGAGACCTCAGGCACGCTCGTCACTGGCAGCCACGAGCTACCCGCCGTGTTCGGGCAGGCCGACGAGGAGCTTGAACCGCCGCCGCCGCGGCCGCCGGTGGAGATCACTCCACTCGAGCCACCGAAGCGGCGGTTCTCCCTCGCCCGCAAGGGCGGCTCCTCGACAACCGAACGAGACGAGGACCGTTGA
- a CDS encoding IniB N-terminal domain-containing protein, with protein sequence MIKEEGQVSQEATVAEPAPQVTTAQEGSETFEVAPQEQTLHDFVLNLLNDSAARATFADDPAHALGCAGLGDITAQDVQEVIPLVMDYGQLPDASSLGSLADLPVGAGGLEGAIAQLQSVADVAGMERLGGMEGMEGSDFHGGMTSALGGFATAGTGGLDGVSAAIEWTTQVATGEAVASLSADGANIGSSVDSVAGHFAGLGGVGLESSGGGASFENDFASGTGMLDASLDGVVGDLAIDSERVDLGAFSAVGADGVAGGVALDSDLISVEGSGAASLNSFVAGGSMETPLGTYGVELSGAPSAPAIPELDATGDLADCLDTDALNRGSEAAASTLATYVTSGGAALGGIAPVNVPDAANLPTNLPANLPADVPANLPVDVPTELPSTAAEVARSVPETGSLPVDLPAEVPTDLPVDLPVDLPTSLPDLPVANPLPAPQDLPGADQVTDAVSSSPLGGVADTGQQLLSDTPGVGDLDLGH encoded by the coding sequence TTGATCAAGGAAGAGGGCCAGGTCTCGCAGGAGGCAACCGTGGCCGAGCCCGCACCGCAGGTCACCACCGCGCAGGAAGGCTCCGAGACCTTTGAGGTCGCGCCGCAGGAGCAGACACTGCACGACTTCGTGCTGAACCTGCTGAACGACAGCGCCGCGCGTGCCACCTTCGCCGACGACCCCGCCCACGCGCTCGGCTGTGCCGGGCTCGGCGACATCACCGCGCAGGACGTGCAGGAGGTGATCCCGCTGGTGATGGACTACGGCCAGCTTCCGGACGCTAGCTCACTCGGTTCGCTCGCTGACCTGCCCGTTGGCGCGGGCGGCCTAGAGGGCGCCATCGCGCAGCTGCAGAGCGTGGCCGACGTGGCGGGGATGGAGCGTCTCGGCGGCATGGAAGGCATGGAGGGCTCTGATTTCCACGGTGGCATGACCTCCGCTCTCGGCGGTTTCGCTACAGCTGGCACTGGCGGTCTCGACGGTGTCAGTGCAGCGATCGAGTGGACCACTCAGGTTGCCACTGGCGAGGCTGTCGCGTCGCTGAGCGCCGATGGTGCCAACATCGGTTCCAGTGTCGACTCCGTCGCGGGGCACTTCGCCGGTCTTGGTGGCGTCGGACTGGAGAGTTCCGGTGGCGGCGCTTCGTTCGAGAACGACTTCGCCAGCGGCACCGGCATGCTCGACGCCAGCCTCGACGGCGTTGTCGGCGACCTCGCGATCGACTCCGAGCGGGTCGACCTCGGTGCCTTCTCGGCGGTCGGCGCCGACGGCGTTGCGGGTGGCGTGGCACTCGACAGCGACCTGATTTCGGTCGAGGGCAGCGGGGCTGCTTCTCTCAACTCCTTCGTCGCGGGCGGCTCGATGGAGACCCCGCTCGGCACATACGGCGTCGAGCTCTCAGGCGCGCCTTCCGCGCCCGCCATCCCTGAGCTGGATGCCACGGGCGACCTCGCCGACTGCCTCGACACCGACGCGCTGAACAGGGGCAGCGAGGCGGCCGCCAGCACGCTGGCCACCTACGTGACCTCCGGTGGCGCGGCGCTGGGCGGCATCGCTCCGGTCAACGTGCCGGACGCGGCGAACCTGCCCACCAACCTTCCGGCGAACCTGCCAGCCGACGTGCCTGCCAACCTGCCCGTCGACGTGCCCACCGAGCTGCCGTCCACCGCCGCCGAGGTGGCACGCAGCGTGCCGGAGACCGGCTCGCTGCCGGTGGATCTGCCTGCCGAGGTTCCCACCGACCTTCCGGTCGACTTGCCGGTGGACCTGCCGACGTCGCTGCCCGACCTGCCGGTGGCCAACCCGCTGCCCGCCCCGCAGGACCTGCCCGGTGCCGACCAGGTGACCGACGCCGTCAGCTCCAGCCCGCTCGGCGGTGTGGCCGACACCGGTCAGCAGCTGCTGTCGGACACGCCGGGTGTTGGTGACCTGGACCTCGGGCACTGA
- a CDS encoding dynamin family protein, which translates to MMASPWLDVLDETIQACAAQDRADLVQRLRMRRSELVTPKVRVIVLGESSQGKSQLINGLLNAPVCATGDDVTTTVPAIVEHAASPVGALVTGEVTPALESADRVPAAAESVTAQANKQPGVVRAEVGLPRKLLESGLALIDTPPVGPEVSELTRATQSVLPQADAVLLVSDATRELTPAELDLLERASTLCPTVVVVLTKIDLVPGWRLVAERNRARLAKGGFPATVLPVSAALRLAAARSGDSVLNEESGYGALVSYLHRDLMGQVELLRRRSVSALTRMTVDQLVVPLRERLSKVQDSATDELTARWRAAGRQLEELQRESARWQTVLSDEVADLMADLDFDLRDRTRRILREADEYFEVADPAKDWDEFEDWLRENLKAVAEANSNWLLDRFEWIARKLATQIAPHRPEVFAPETLLDDVYRNEVGDLRMPTVERFTIGQKLFVGMRGSYSGLLMFGLATTLAGMDLINPISIGAGVAFGAKSVFEERGNRLKRRQATARTAAHRHVDDFFLTYGKESKDTVRLIHRELRDRCTAVAHELRAEISETAKRIKQVIDAETAQRGTATRELTKGIEQLDLLRRRGQALAGMSAVRGLTA; encoded by the coding sequence ATGATGGCTTCGCCCTGGCTCGACGTGCTGGATGAGACCATCCAGGCCTGTGCGGCGCAGGACCGCGCGGATCTGGTGCAACGCCTGCGCATGCGCAGGTCTGAGCTGGTCACGCCCAAGGTACGCGTCATCGTGCTTGGCGAGTCGAGCCAGGGCAAGAGCCAACTGATCAACGGCCTGCTCAACGCGCCCGTCTGCGCCACGGGCGACGACGTGACCACCACCGTGCCGGCGATCGTCGAGCACGCCGCCTCACCCGTGGGTGCGCTCGTCACCGGCGAGGTGACGCCCGCTCTGGAAAGCGCCGACCGCGTCCCTGCGGCGGCCGAGTCGGTCACCGCGCAGGCCAACAAGCAACCCGGTGTCGTCAGAGCCGAGGTCGGGTTGCCGCGCAAGCTCCTCGAATCCGGACTTGCCCTTATCGACACCCCACCCGTCGGGCCAGAGGTTTCCGAACTGACCCGAGCCACGCAGTCCGTGCTGCCGCAGGCCGATGCCGTGCTGCTGGTCAGTGACGCCACCCGGGAACTGACCCCAGCCGAGCTGGATCTGCTGGAGCGGGCCAGCACACTGTGCCCCACCGTCGTGGTGGTGCTCACCAAGATCGACCTGGTCCCCGGCTGGCGACTGGTGGCCGAGCGCAACCGTGCCCGGCTGGCCAAAGGTGGCTTTCCCGCGACGGTGCTGCCGGTGTCCGCGGCGTTGCGGCTCGCCGCGGCACGTAGTGGCGATTCGGTGCTGAACGAGGAGTCCGGCTACGGCGCGCTGGTCTCCTACCTGCATCGGGACCTGATGGGCCAGGTGGAACTGCTGCGCCGCCGCTCGGTGAGCGCGCTAACCCGCATGACCGTCGACCAGCTTGTGGTGCCGCTGCGCGAGCGGCTGTCGAAGGTGCAGGACAGCGCGACCGACGAGCTGACCGCCCGCTGGCGTGCCGCCGGTCGGCAACTGGAGGAGCTGCAGCGGGAATCGGCACGCTGGCAGACCGTGCTCTCCGACGAGGTCGCCGACCTGATGGCGGACCTGGATTTCGATCTGCGGGACCGCACGCGACGCATCCTGCGGGAGGCCGACGAGTACTTCGAGGTCGCCGACCCCGCCAAGGACTGGGACGAGTTCGAGGACTGGCTGCGCGAGAACCTGAAGGCGGTGGCGGAGGCCAACTCCAACTGGCTGCTCGACCGGTTCGAGTGGATCGCCCGCAAACTCGCCACACAGATCGCGCCGCACCGGCCGGAGGTGTTCGCACCGGAAACGCTGCTCGACGACGTCTACCGCAACGAGGTGGGGGACCTGCGGATGCCCACGGTGGAGCGGTTCACCATCGGGCAGAAGCTGTTCGTCGGCATGCGCGGCTCCTACAGCGGTCTGCTGATGTTCGGGCTGGCCACCACGCTGGCCGGGATGGACCTGATCAACCCGATCTCGATCGGTGCGGGCGTGGCCTTCGGCGCGAAGAGCGTCTTCGAGGAGCGGGGCAACCGGCTGAAACGGCGCCAGGCGACCGCGCGCACGGCCGCGCACCGCCATGTCGACGATTTCTTCCTCACCTACGGCAAGGAGAGCAAGGACACCGTGCGTCTGATCCACAGGGAGCTGCGGGACCGCTGCACGGCTGTGGCGCACGAGCTGCGTGCGGAGATCTCGGAGACGGCCAAGCGCATCAAGCAGGTCATCGACGCGGAGACAGCGCAACGCGGCACGGCCACCCGTGAACTGACCAAGGGCATCGAACAGCTCGACCTGCTGCGCAGACGCGGCCAGGCACTCGCGGGCATGTCCGCCGTGCGCGGGCTCACGGCGTGA
- a CDS encoding GTPase, with protein MNLPDRAWTLLNQALDVYADSPRAINWLRRHLARFTDPLRLAVVGAHASGKSTLVNAIAGECVATEGGQGMAWYQVPPVRSQSPLTLIDTPAIGPDMEPGAVESICMEADAVLYLMGHPHNADLAFLRAVQDHPVARVAAVNSVAVLSRADELGGGRVDALISARQVARKYRKEGELSGLCQDVIAVAGLAASGGRTLTDDEFELLAGLAAAPKEELDPLLLSADRFAADPERERLLVRFGLFGIRLAVTLIRRGADTRAALSTQLAQRSGLGDLRDAISLYFTDRAPVLKARSALIGLDVVLRMEPRPSAAPLVAELERTLAGAHEFHELRLLATVSTGRVRLPEELREEAIRLAGGYGLQPQERLGAQVQGPPLRQAAAAALRVWRAYSENPVFGAAERHAARTVARSCEALITEPAP; from the coding sequence GTGAACCTGCCGGACCGAGCCTGGACCCTGCTGAACCAGGCACTCGACGTCTACGCGGACAGTCCAAGGGCGATCAACTGGCTGCGCCGCCACCTCGCACGGTTCACCGACCCGTTGCGGCTTGCCGTCGTGGGAGCCCACGCGTCGGGCAAGTCCACCCTTGTCAACGCCATCGCGGGCGAGTGCGTCGCGACCGAGGGCGGGCAGGGCATGGCGTGGTACCAGGTGCCGCCGGTCAGGTCACAGTCGCCACTCACCTTGATCGACACGCCTGCGATTGGACCGGACATGGAACCGGGTGCGGTCGAGTCGATCTGCATGGAGGCGGACGCGGTGCTGTACCTGATGGGCCACCCGCACAACGCGGACCTGGCCTTTCTACGCGCGGTACAAGACCACCCGGTGGCTCGGGTGGCCGCGGTGAACTCGGTCGCGGTGCTCTCCCGCGCGGACGAACTCGGCGGAGGCCGGGTCGACGCGCTGATCTCGGCACGTCAGGTCGCCCGCAAGTACCGCAAGGAGGGCGAGCTGAGCGGGCTGTGTCAGGACGTCATAGCGGTGGCCGGGCTCGCCGCGAGCGGCGGGAGGACGCTCACCGACGACGAGTTCGAACTGCTGGCCGGGCTGGCGGCCGCTCCGAAGGAGGAGCTGGACCCGCTGCTGCTGTCGGCCGACAGATTCGCCGCCGACCCGGAGCGGGAGCGTTTGCTCGTGCGGTTCGGGCTCTTCGGCATCCGGTTGGCCGTCACCCTGATCCGCAGGGGAGCCGACACCCGTGCCGCACTGTCCACGCAGCTGGCGCAGCGGAGCGGGCTGGGCGACCTGCGCGACGCGATCTCGCTGTACTTCACCGATCGGGCGCCGGTGCTCAAGGCGCGTTCGGCGCTGATCGGGCTGGACGTGGTGTTGCGAATGGAACCACGCCCCTCGGCGGCCCCGCTCGTCGCGGAGTTGGAACGCACGCTGGCGGGAGCCCACGAGTTCCACGAGCTGCGGCTGCTCGCCACGGTCAGCACCGGCAGGGTGCGGCTGCCGGAGGAGCTTCGCGAGGAGGCGATCCGGCTCGCGGGCGGCTACGGGCTACAGCCGCAGGAACGGCTCGGCGCGCAGGTGCAGGGGCCGCCGCTGCGGCAGGCCGCCGCAGCGGCGCTGCGGGTGTGGCGGGCCTACTCGGAGAACCCGGTGTTCGGTGCGGCGGAGCGCCACGCGGCGAGGACCGTGGCGCGAAGCTGCGAGGCGCTCATCACCGAACCCGCGCCGTGA
- a CDS encoding limonene-1,2-epoxide hydrolase family protein produces MPETASPKETVKAFLSALEALDIEQALTYVASDVVYQNVPLPPARGIAAFEKQMRMMQKYGSGFEVKVHHIAEDGPIVLTERTDVLESGPWRAGFWVCGTFEVRDGRIVLWRDYFDWATVIAASAKGGFRALVSTVSKRLKPQPDRP; encoded by the coding sequence ATGCCCGAAACCGCCTCTCCCAAGGAAACGGTCAAGGCGTTCCTGTCCGCCTTGGAAGCACTCGACATCGAGCAGGCCCTGACCTACGTAGCCTCGGATGTGGTGTACCAGAACGTGCCGCTGCCACCCGCCCGAGGGATCGCCGCGTTCGAGAAGCAGATGCGGATGATGCAGAAGTACGGCTCGGGTTTCGAGGTAAAGGTGCATCACATCGCCGAGGATGGCCCGATCGTGCTGACCGAACGCACGGACGTGTTGGAGTCCGGGCCGTGGCGCGCCGGGTTCTGGGTGTGCGGCACGTTCGAGGTGCGCGACGGCCGCATCGTGCTGTGGCGCGACTACTTCGATTGGGCCACCGTCATCGCCGCCAGCGCCAAAGGTGGTTTCCGCGCGCTTGTCTCCACCGTGTCCAAGCGGTTGAAGCCCCAGCCGGATCGCCCCTAG
- a CDS encoding FtsK/SpoIIIE domain-containing protein, whose product MRRKVREQRARVVAALDRLRQQIGLALGSARNAREAAELELAKLELERLVVKAGMERALDDPEVARRSSEPTMVDVLEWLNSVRGQFYAEWADGPSRLRDLVAVAAPGPAGRPPGEWLGRVGTGDGVKVPRLWRIGSSTVDGSVAGRTPGTALTFDVAVPLLDESHLAITSAPKTRPTVDALVETLLMRVLSSFEPGAVKIHLWDVGRLTAVLPNFYSLSRTSALTVHDPTRLVDLLEELSGHVRRIHARTLQAGYPSLRAMREATGNRTEPWRVAVLYGNGEDLQPERLRELKRVASGALEAGISLILVDVPTVLGGAVETVSLLDERRAISSMTGTDLVVDLDPPLPAGQVATASARIADALVAKQGGPRSFADLLPSEFGQQHSAHELRAPVGFHEGEPVEVVIGDATPHALIGGPSGSGKTNFLYVLLAGLTSRYSPDELALYLLDFKEGVSFAGLAPGKKDESWLPHARLVGVNVNTDREFGLALLRFLSDEMRSRSAAAKEHEVTNIAELREQDPRGHWPRIVAVIDEFQYLFAERDTVTALATSLLEDLARRGRSQGIHLILASQDIAGIEAFWGKPAVFEQCTLRIAMPKARRVLAETNQAAVAAPRWHAVVNHESGVAHGNQLAHVPDASGRGVFPALQRQLWQRYAGHGRPRLFDGAHAPTLEESAAFAAAAPTERPRALIGQAIEVADRAHGVELPAAPGRNIAVLGTSTREALSILDSATRSLARQHHPGEVEFVLSCPVEACLPTVDRLADTLRSEGHKVRSVATDDLPATITSLAEELPDRNLPRYVVLYGVDAALPALERKEPGTQSPLEALRSLLKQGPGHRTHVLGWWRAVARLKDTLGFAGTDDIGAWAALDVQGNELAPFCAGQLVQWSPRPGRALFFDRTAHGSPEVAIPFRMPEAEDE is encoded by the coding sequence ATGCGACGCAAGGTCCGCGAGCAGCGCGCTCGCGTGGTGGCCGCGCTCGATCGGCTGCGGCAGCAGATCGGGCTGGCACTCGGTTCGGCGCGCAACGCGCGCGAGGCCGCCGAACTGGAGCTCGCCAAGCTCGAGTTGGAGCGGCTCGTCGTCAAGGCGGGCATGGAACGGGCCCTCGACGACCCGGAGGTGGCACGAAGGTCGAGCGAGCCCACGATGGTCGACGTCCTCGAATGGCTGAACAGCGTCCGTGGCCAGTTCTACGCCGAGTGGGCCGACGGGCCGAGTCGGCTGCGCGACCTGGTGGCCGTGGCCGCGCCCGGCCCCGCTGGCAGGCCGCCAGGGGAATGGCTCGGCCGGGTGGGCACCGGTGACGGCGTCAAGGTGCCGCGACTGTGGCGGATCGGGTCCTCCACAGTGGATGGCTCGGTGGCGGGAAGAACACCGGGGACGGCGCTGACCTTCGACGTCGCGGTACCGCTGCTCGACGAGTCACATCTGGCGATCACCTCGGCACCGAAAACGAGGCCGACCGTGGACGCGCTGGTGGAAACCCTGCTGATGCGCGTGCTCAGCTCGTTCGAGCCAGGCGCGGTCAAGATCCACCTGTGGGACGTCGGCAGGCTCACGGCCGTGCTGCCCAACTTCTACTCGCTGAGCAGAACAAGCGCGCTGACCGTGCACGACCCGACGAGACTCGTCGATCTGCTGGAGGAACTGTCAGGGCACGTGCGCCGAATCCACGCCCGAACACTTCAGGCCGGTTACCCCTCGCTGCGAGCGATGCGCGAGGCCACGGGCAACCGCACCGAGCCGTGGCGAGTCGCCGTGCTGTACGGCAACGGAGAAGACCTGCAACCGGAACGGCTGCGGGAGCTGAAACGGGTGGCAAGCGGTGCCCTCGAGGCGGGCATCTCGCTGATCCTCGTCGACGTACCAACGGTGCTGGGCGGTGCGGTGGAGACGGTCAGCCTGCTGGATGAGCGGCGCGCGATCAGCAGCATGACCGGCACCGACCTCGTCGTGGACCTCGACCCGCCACTGCCCGCGGGCCAGGTCGCGACCGCGAGCGCGCGAATCGCCGACGCGCTCGTGGCCAAGCAGGGCGGCCCTCGGTCGTTCGCCGACCTGCTGCCCTCGGAGTTCGGGCAGCAGCATTCCGCCCACGAACTGCGCGCACCGGTCGGGTTTCACGAGGGTGAACCGGTGGAGGTGGTGATCGGCGACGCCACCCCGCACGCGCTGATCGGCGGCCCGAGCGGGTCGGGAAAGACGAACTTCCTCTACGTCCTGCTCGCGGGTCTCACCTCCAGGTATTCGCCCGACGAACTGGCACTGTATCTGCTCGACTTCAAGGAAGGCGTCTCCTTCGCGGGCCTGGCACCCGGCAAGAAGGACGAGAGCTGGCTGCCGCACGCGCGGCTGGTCGGTGTCAACGTCAACACCGACCGGGAGTTCGGCCTGGCGCTGCTGCGATTCCTCTCCGACGAGATGCGCAGCCGCTCGGCAGCCGCCAAGGAACACGAGGTCACCAACATCGCGGAGTTGCGGGAGCAGGACCCGCGAGGACACTGGCCCCGCATCGTCGCGGTGATCGACGAGTTCCAGTACCTGTTCGCAGAACGCGACACCGTCACCGCACTCGCCACCTCGCTGCTTGAGGACCTGGCCCGCAGAGGCCGTTCCCAGGGCATCCACCTGATCCTGGCCAGCCAGGACATCGCGGGTATCGAGGCGTTCTGGGGCAAGCCCGCGGTGTTCGAGCAGTGCACGTTGCGCATCGCGATGCCGAAGGCGCGCAGGGTGCTGGCCGAGACCAACCAGGCGGCCGTGGCCGCACCCCGCTGGCACGCTGTGGTCAACCACGAATCCGGTGTCGCGCACGGAAACCAGCTCGCACATGTCCCCGACGCGAGCGGTAGAGGTGTCTTTCCCGCGCTGCAACGGCAACTGTGGCAACGCTACGCGGGGCACGGCAGGCCGAGGCTGTTCGACGGCGCGCACGCTCCCACGCTCGAGGAGTCGGCGGCGTTCGCCGCGGCGGCACCCACCGAACGGCCACGAGCCCTTATCGGCCAGGCGATCGAGGTCGCCGACCGCGCACACGGTGTGGAGCTGCCCGCCGCCCCGGGCAGGAACATCGCGGTACTCGGCACCAGCACGAGGGAAGCGCTGTCCATCCTGGACTCCGCGACCCGGTCGCTCGCCAGGCAGCACCATCCGGGCGAGGTCGAGTTCGTGCTCAGTTGCCCGGTCGAGGCGTGCCTTCCCACGGTGGACAGGCTTGCCGACACGCTGCGCTCCGAGGGCCACAAAGTCAGGTCCGTGGCCACCGACGACCTCCCGGCAACCATCACCTCACTGGCCGAGGAACTGCCAGATCGAAACCTTCCGAGGTATGTCGTGCTCTACGGCGTCGACGCGGCGCTTCCCGCGCTGGAACGCAAGGAGCCAGGCACGCAGAGCCCGCTGGAGGCGTTGCGGTCACTGCTCAAACAGGGCCCCGGCCACCGGACACACGTGCTCGGCTGGTGGCGAGCGGTCGCGAGGCTGAAGGACACGCTCGGCTTCGCGGGCACCGACGACATCGGCGCATGGGCCGCGCTCGACGTGCAGGGCAACGAACTGGCGCCGTTCTGCGCGGGACAACTGGTGCAGTGGTCGCCCCGGCCCGGCCGTGCGCTGTTCTTCGACCGCACGGCCCACGGCTCTCCCGAGGTGGCCATCCCGTTCCGAATGCCGGAGGCCGAAGATGAGTGA
- the hisS gene encoding histidine--tRNA ligase, protein MGKYLPTEPYRGTRDFLPEEMSVRQQVFQRLYDVIEVFGYQRYDGPVLESTEIYEAKSSREIVEQQLYTLTDRGGRRLALRPEMTPSVARMIAGNLGRLTFPVRWYSHPNCFRYERPQRGRVREHWQINVDLFGSSSSAVEVEFIELIHAMMAALGATEDMYVLRMSDRVLLDAIFTEILEVAGEQRRQVAGLLDRWEKYPEDKLRADAEEIGLTESGFARLREVVQAGEEILPELSEQARAGSKLIEVMNSRVRDRIKVDPLIVRGFDYYTSTVFEVFDASPENRRSLFGGGRYDNLVGLYSAQAVPGFGFGMGDVTLMDFLSTHGLLPEPANKVDAVVIPTVQALFEPARAAAAQLRAAGVRTTTPLEPAKLGKEIGRADKAGARAVVIIGEQDHAEGKATVRDLVSGEQDRVALADIAHAVRKLL, encoded by the coding sequence GTGGGCAAGTACCTGCCGACCGAACCATACCGAGGCACCCGGGATTTCCTGCCGGAGGAGATGTCGGTCCGGCAGCAGGTCTTCCAGCGCCTCTACGACGTCATCGAGGTCTTCGGATACCAGCGCTACGACGGGCCGGTCCTGGAATCCACGGAGATCTACGAGGCCAAGAGCAGCCGCGAGATCGTCGAGCAACAGCTGTACACGCTGACGGACCGGGGTGGTCGGCGCCTTGCCTTGCGCCCGGAAATGACGCCTTCGGTGGCGCGCATGATCGCGGGCAACCTGGGTCGGTTGACGTTCCCGGTGCGCTGGTACTCCCACCCCAACTGCTTCCGTTACGAGCGTCCGCAGCGCGGCCGGGTCAGGGAACACTGGCAGATCAACGTCGACCTGTTCGGTTCCTCTTCCAGCGCCGTCGAGGTCGAGTTCATCGAGCTGATCCACGCCATGATGGCCGCGCTCGGCGCGACCGAGGACATGTACGTGCTCAGGATGAGCGACCGGGTGCTGCTCGATGCCATCTTCACCGAGATCCTGGAGGTTGCGGGCGAGCAGCGACGGCAGGTGGCAGGCCTGCTCGATCGGTGGGAGAAGTACCCCGAGGACAAGCTGCGCGCAGACGCGGAGGAGATCGGGCTGACCGAGTCCGGGTTCGCCCGGCTGCGTGAGGTCGTGCAGGCAGGTGAAGAGATCTTGCCGGAGCTGTCCGAGCAGGCGCGCGCGGGCTCGAAACTGATCGAGGTCATGAACTCCCGCGTCCGCGACCGGATCAAGGTCGACCCGCTGATCGTTCGGGGGTTCGACTACTACACCTCCACGGTGTTCGAGGTGTTCGATGCCAGCCCTGAGAACCGGCGCAGCCTGTTCGGCGGGGGCCGCTACGACAACCTCGTCGGCCTGTACTCGGCCCAGGCGGTTCCCGGCTTCGGATTCGGCATGGGCGACGTCACGTTGATGGACTTCCTCTCCACGCACGGTCTGCTTCCGGAGCCAGCCAACAAGGTCGACGCCGTCGTGATCCCAACGGTGCAGGCGCTCTTCGAGCCCGCGCGCGCCGCCGCGGCGCAGCTGCGTGCGGCGGGCGTTCGCACCACGACGCCGCTGGAACCCGCCAAGCTTGGCAAGGAGATCGGGCGCGCGGACAAGGCGGGTGCGAGAGCCGTCGTCATCATCGGTGAGCAGGACCACGCCGAAGGCAAGGCGACCGTAAGGGACCTCGTCTCCGGCGAGCAGGACCGGGTGGCGCTGGCCGACATCGCGCATGCGGTGCGAAAGCTGCTCTGA